One genomic window of Halovivax cerinus includes the following:
- a CDS encoding NOB1 family endonuclease, protein MYVLDSSAFIHDFHTTEQTATIPLVREELEDESAYRYDAMEGSGMHIHIPDEDTIETVRRAARESGDLDVLSDTDVRLVAATFELDGTLVTDDYAMQNVAEKLSMTVEFIARDGIDEQRDWHFQCRGCGREFDEQKDRCPICGSELTRKNPS, encoded by the coding sequence ATGTACGTTCTCGACTCGTCGGCGTTCATCCACGACTTTCACACCACCGAACAGACCGCGACGATCCCGCTCGTCCGCGAGGAACTCGAAGACGAGAGCGCCTACCGCTACGACGCCATGGAGGGCTCCGGGATGCACATCCACATTCCCGACGAAGACACCATCGAGACGGTCCGCCGGGCGGCGCGCGAGTCCGGCGACCTGGACGTGCTCTCCGACACCGACGTTCGCCTCGTCGCAGCCACGTTCGAACTCGACGGTACGCTCGTCACCGACGATTACGCGATGCAGAACGTCGCCGAGAAGCTCTCGATGACCGTCGAGTTCATCGCTCGCGACGGGATCGACGAGCAACGCGACTGGCACTTTCAGTGTCGCGGTTGCGGGCGCGAGTTCGACGAGCAGAAAGACCGCTGTCCGATCTGCGGCAGCGAACTGACGCGGAAGAATCCGTCCTGA
- the infB gene encoding translation initiation factor IF-2: MSDSDTDSPENASLRTPIVAVLGHVDHGKTSLLDQIRGSAVIEGEAGAITQHIGATAVPLDVISAIAGDLVDPDDFDLPGLLFIDTPGHHSFTTLRSRGGNLADIAILVVDVNDGFQPQTIEALDILQRSQTPFIVAANKIDTVPGWNPTDDAPIKPTYDEQSDRVRGDLDERLYEIIGELSDEGFSADLYWRVQHFQRNIGVVPVSAMTGEGVPDLLTVMMGLSQRYMKEEMEIDVAGPGVGTVLEVKEEKGFGTTVDIVLYDGTIRTDDTIVVGGTTEPIVTDVRALLQPRPLAEIRTESRFEQVEQVDAAAGIKVAAPDLDDAMAGAPVRVVRDRALDDVIEEVEAELAEIAVDTDEQGVVVKADTLGSLEAMADALGEAEIPIVRAEVGDVAPRDVSVASTADEHKQRVILGFNVDVLDDAEERAEIDDVRVFTDDVIYQLVEGYEDFVEELERAQQDTVLENITRPARFRILPDHVFRQNDPAVVGVEVNSGTLQNNEHVVRFEGNDTTRVGQIKGIQEQGEDVDEARAGTRVSVAIDGPTVGRQIHEDEELWVELPEKHAKILEQELAEEIPGDEREALNMYLDNHRKRDPFWGK, encoded by the coding sequence ATGTCGGATTCAGACACTGACTCCCCCGAAAACGCCTCGCTCCGGACACCGATCGTCGCCGTGCTCGGCCACGTCGATCACGGCAAGACGAGCCTGCTCGATCAGATCCGTGGCTCGGCCGTCATCGAGGGAGAGGCGGGCGCTATCACCCAGCACATCGGGGCGACGGCCGTCCCGCTAGACGTCATCTCCGCCATCGCGGGCGACCTCGTCGATCCGGACGACTTCGACCTCCCCGGCCTCCTCTTCATCGACACGCCCGGCCACCACTCGTTCACCACCCTGCGCTCGCGCGGGGGCAACCTCGCCGACATCGCGATCCTCGTCGTCGACGTCAACGACGGCTTCCAGCCCCAGACGATCGAGGCGCTCGACATCCTCCAGCGCTCCCAGACTCCGTTCATCGTCGCCGCGAACAAGATCGACACCGTCCCCGGCTGGAACCCGACCGACGACGCTCCGATCAAGCCAACCTACGACGAACAGTCAGACCGCGTCCGGGGCGACCTCGACGAACGCCTCTACGAGATCATCGGCGAGCTCTCCGACGAGGGCTTCTCCGCCGACCTCTACTGGCGAGTCCAGCACTTCCAGCGCAACATCGGCGTCGTCCCCGTCTCCGCGATGACCGGCGAGGGCGTCCCCGACCTCCTGACGGTGATGATGGGCCTCTCCCAGCGCTACATGAAAGAGGAGATGGAGATCGACGTCGCCGGCCCCGGCGTCGGCACCGTCCTCGAGGTCAAAGAAGAGAAGGGGTTCGGGACGACGGTCGATATCGTCCTCTACGACGGGACGATCCGCACCGACGACACGATCGTCGTCGGGGGCACGACCGAACCAATCGTCACCGACGTCCGCGCCCTCCTCCAGCCCCGGCCCCTGGCCGAGATCCGGACCGAGAGCCGCTTCGAACAGGTCGAACAGGTCGACGCCGCCGCCGGGATCAAGGTCGCCGCACCCGACCTCGACGACGCCATGGCCGGCGCCCCTGTCCGCGTCGTCCGCGATCGCGCCCTCGACGACGTGATCGAGGAAGTCGAAGCCGAACTCGCCGAGATCGCCGTCGACACCGACGAACAGGGTGTCGTCGTCAAGGCCGACACGCTCGGCAGCTTAGAAGCCATGGCCGACGCACTCGGCGAGGCCGAGATTCCCATCGTCCGCGCCGAAGTCGGCGACGTCGCCCCGCGCGACGTCTCCGTCGCCTCCACCGCCGACGAGCACAAACAGCGGGTCATCCTCGGGTTCAACGTCGACGTCCTCGACGACGCCGAAGAACGCGCCGAGATCGACGACGTCCGCGTCTTCACCGACGACGTCATCTACCAGCTCGTCGAGGGCTACGAGGACTTCGTCGAGGAACTCGAACGCGCCCAGCAGGACACCGTCCTCGAGAACATCACCCGCCCGGCCCGCTTCCGGATCCTCCCCGACCACGTCTTCCGCCAGAACGACCCCGCCGTCGTCGGCGTCGAGGTCAATTCGGGAACCCTCCAGAACAACGAACACGTCGTCCGCTTCGAGGGCAACGACACCACCCGCGTCGGCCAGATCAAGGGCATCCAGGAGCAGGGCGAGGACGTCGACGAGGCCCGCGCCGGCACCCGCGTCTCCGTCGCCATCGACGGCCCCACCGTCGGTCGCCAGATCCACGAAGACGAAGAACTCTGGGTCGAACTCCCCGAGAAACACGCCAAGATTCTCGAGCAGGAACTCGCCGAGGAGATCCCCGGCGACGAGCGCGAAGCGCTCAACATGTACCTCGACAACCACCGCAAGCGCGACCCCTTCTGGGGGAAGTGA
- the hisA gene encoding 1-(5-phosphoribosyl)-5-[(5-phosphoribosylamino)methylideneamino]imidazole-4-carboxamide isomerase has product MDSFSTFEVIPAVDIQDGEVVQLVQGERGTGKRYGDPVEAAERWIDAGARSLHLVDLDGAFEGERANAETIETLVDAVSVPVQLGGGIRTAAEAISLLDRGVDRVILGTAAVENPDIVREISETHPDSVVVSLDAKDGEVVVEGWTEGTGLTPTAAAERYAELGAAAILFTNVDVEGRLDGIAAAPVRELVATTDLPVIASGGVATLDDVGTLREAGAAAAVVGSALYEGRFSLTEAYEYVDV; this is encoded by the coding sequence ATGGACAGTTTCTCCACGTTCGAGGTGATCCCCGCGGTCGATATACAGGACGGCGAGGTCGTGCAACTCGTCCAGGGCGAGCGCGGCACAGGGAAGCGCTACGGCGACCCCGTCGAGGCGGCCGAACGCTGGATCGACGCGGGCGCCCGGTCGCTGCACCTCGTCGACCTGGACGGTGCCTTCGAGGGCGAACGGGCGAACGCCGAGACCATCGAGACGCTCGTCGACGCCGTCTCCGTCCCCGTCCAGCTCGGCGGCGGTATCCGCACCGCAGCGGAAGCCATCTCACTACTCGACCGCGGTGTCGACCGGGTCATCCTCGGAACGGCTGCCGTCGAGAACCCCGATATCGTCCGCGAGATCAGCGAGACGCACCCCGACTCGGTCGTGGTGAGCCTCGACGCGAAGGACGGCGAAGTCGTCGTCGAAGGCTGGACCGAGGGGACGGGCCTGACTCCGACCGCAGCGGCCGAGCGCTACGCTGAACTGGGTGCCGCCGCGATCCTCTTTACGAACGTCGACGTCGAGGGCCGACTCGACGGCATCGCCGCGGCGCCCGTCCGCGAACTCGTCGCGACGACGGACCTGCCGGTGATCGCCAGCGGTGGCGTCGCGACCCTCGACGACGTCGGGACGCTCCGGGAGGCCGGTGCGGCCGCTGCGGTCGTCGGCAGCGCACTCTACGAGGGGCGGTTCTCGCTCACCGAGGCGTACGAGTACGTAGACGTGTGA
- a CDS encoding glucose-6-phosphate isomerase: MDVDIGNALASVASPGVSRDALDRLDERVATAHERIAVGRGDDEHGYAALNLPDRTNPDEIRAAVEPITGPDGGDIEALITVGIGGSALGAATIVDALDADLETVFLDNVDPTWVREALDALPLERTAINVVSRSGTTAETLANFLVVRDAFESAGVDWTERTIVTTGESGPLRDLADAHDLPALDVPDGVPGRYSALSAVGLVAAAAADLDLEALLDGAAAEAETLTGSLYECPAYAYGATCHALAARGAQVNAFMPYAESLETTAEWFAQLWAESLGKDGLGQTPVRALGATDQHSQLQLYRAGPRNTQVTFVTPRERASQSIPPTDVDDLAYLGDGSLADLLDAEFRATEASLAAAGRPTVRIEIERVDAFELGGLLYGLEAACVMAGELAGVNTFDQPAVEWAKKATRGLLGGGDFEEAQAVAEKSALRVER; encoded by the coding sequence ATGGACGTCGACATCGGTAACGCGCTCGCGTCGGTCGCCTCCCCGGGCGTCTCCCGGGATGCACTCGACCGGCTCGACGAGCGAGTGGCCACGGCGCACGAACGAATCGCGGTCGGGCGGGGGGACGACGAACACGGCTACGCGGCGTTGAACCTGCCAGACCGAACGAACCCGGACGAGATCCGGGCGGCCGTCGAGCCGATCACCGGCCCCGACGGCGGGGATATCGAGGCGCTGATCACCGTCGGCATCGGGGGAAGCGCGCTGGGCGCGGCGACGATCGTCGACGCGCTCGATGCAGACCTGGAGACGGTCTTCCTCGACAACGTCGACCCGACCTGGGTTCGAGAGGCCCTCGACGCGCTACCCCTGGAACGGACGGCGATCAACGTCGTCTCCCGCTCCGGAACGACCGCGGAGACGCTGGCGAACTTCCTCGTCGTCCGCGACGCGTTCGAGTCGGCGGGCGTCGACTGGACCGAGCGGACCATCGTCACGACGGGCGAGTCCGGCCCGCTTCGCGACCTCGCAGACGCACACGACCTGCCCGCACTCGACGTCCCCGACGGCGTTCCCGGTCGCTATTCGGCGCTCTCGGCGGTCGGGCTCGTCGCTGCCGCGGCGGCCGACCTCGACCTCGAGGCCCTCCTCGACGGCGCCGCCGCCGAAGCCGAGACGCTCACGGGTTCGCTCTACGAGTGTCCCGCCTACGCCTACGGCGCGACCTGTCACGCCCTCGCCGCACGCGGCGCGCAGGTCAACGCGTTCATGCCCTACGCCGAGTCCCTGGAGACGACTGCCGAGTGGTTCGCCCAGCTCTGGGCCGAGAGCCTCGGCAAGGATGGACTGGGCCAGACGCCCGTTCGCGCGCTCGGCGCGACCGACCAGCACTCACAGCTCCAGCTCTACCGGGCGGGGCCACGGAACACGCAGGTGACGTTCGTCACGCCGCGAGAGCGGGCGAGCCAGTCGATCCCGCCGACCGACGTCGACGACCTCGCCTACCTCGGCGACGGCTCGCTCGCGGACCTGCTCGACGCCGAGTTCCGCGCGACCGAGGCGAGCCTCGCCGCAGCCGGCCGCCCGACGGTTCGCATCGAGATCGAGCGCGTCGACGCGTTCGAACTCGGCGGCCTGCTCTACGGCCTGGAGGCCGCCTGCGTGATGGCCGGCGAACTCGCCGGCGTGAACACCTTCGACCAGCCCGCCGTCGAGTGGGCCAAGAAGGCGACCCGTGGCCTCCTCGGAGGCGGCGACTTCGAGGAGGCGCAGGCGGTGGCCGAGAAGTCGGCGCTTCGTGTCGAGCGATAG
- a CDS encoding PRC-barrel domain-containing protein, with product MSDILAENLSGKSVMGADGTELGLLYNITMDISSGELHDLIVEPDEELPGRVVDFDRNEDGRFRIPVSRVQAVKDYIVVER from the coding sequence ATGAGCGACATACTCGCCGAAAACCTCTCGGGCAAGTCCGTCATGGGCGCGGACGGGACCGAACTCGGGTTGCTCTACAACATCACGATGGACATCTCCTCGGGCGAACTCCACGACCTGATCGTCGAACCGGACGAGGAACTGCCGGGTCGCGTCGTCGACTTCGACCGGAACGAGGACGGTCGCTTCCGGATCCCGGTCTCCCGGGTACAGGCCGTGAAAGATTACATCGTCGTCGAACGCTAA
- the hisB gene encoding imidazoleglycerol-phosphate dehydratase HisB: MSDRSATVSRETAETTIECSFAIDGAGEAEVETGIGFFDHMLSAVATHGLFDLSVVCDGDLHVDDHHTVEDVGLCLGAAIDEALGDRTGIVRFADRRIPLDEAVASVVVDVSGRPLFRFDGEFSQASVGDLTSHMARHFWRSVATEAGLTMHAEIDGENAHHEIEALFKAAARTLDDATQIDDRRADATPSTKGEL; this comes from the coding sequence ATGAGCGATCGATCCGCGACGGTCTCGCGGGAGACGGCCGAGACGACGATCGAGTGTTCGTTCGCGATAGACGGCGCGGGCGAGGCCGAGGTCGAGACGGGCATCGGCTTCTTCGACCACATGCTCTCCGCAGTCGCGACCCACGGTCTGTTCGACCTCTCGGTCGTGTGCGATGGTGACCTCCACGTCGACGACCACCACACCGTCGAGGACGTCGGCCTCTGCCTCGGCGCCGCGATAGACGAGGCGCTCGGCGACCGTACGGGAATCGTCCGCTTCGCCGACCGCCGGATTCCACTCGACGAGGCCGTCGCGAGCGTCGTCGTCGACGTCAGCGGCCGCCCGCTCTTTCGCTTCGACGGCGAGTTCTCCCAGGCGTCGGTCGGCGACCTGACGAGCCACATGGCGCGACACTTCTGGCGCTCGGTGGCGACCGAGGCCGGCCTCACGATGCACGCCGAAATCGATGGCGAGAACGCCCACCACGAGATCGAGGCGCTGTTCAAGGCCGCCGCCCGCACGCTCGACGACGCGACACAGATCGACGACCGGCGCGCCGACGCGACGCCGAGTACGAAAGGCGAACTGTAG
- a CDS encoding CPBP family intramembrane glutamic endopeptidase, translating to MTGGSDSTDETDTVEPDGGDGWTPNAEDTEPDADRVAEDADSTAADGSAGPGGRDAAADAADRAADDASQDTDDPGAAAALAEATGDASVLLALFTTTLTLLGAARVLRSGTTDPFTLVVGGIAALALGTVFVGRHGHLSRSVLGSIVGVASAAVAVLSVYGLTHGYTTPFGVPPVAGTPALLVSLVGAALSIAAAGAMYAGLSGRQLRRRGGAAAGFWLVGAVGYVSIIAWANLLAIGLVLIAGVVITDQPATSRSVLTQVATVLGTGTVAGAYLALTDRGRSYVDVRVPSLRDLGYVVGGVVALGGIAIVIGVILGTTGTESAGHSSFERARSAPELLLVLAVASILVIGPFEELLYRNVIQKGLTGYFSTPGAIVVASVIFASAHLFAYGGGPVGGLLVSLGIVFVLSLALGTLYARTGNLLVPALVHGLYNAYTYYSQYLSMAG from the coding sequence ATGACCGGCGGGAGCGACTCGACCGACGAAACCGACACGGTCGAACCGGACGGCGGCGACGGGTGGACGCCGAACGCCGAGGACACGGAACCCGACGCCGACCGGGTCGCGGAAGACGCCGATTCGACGGCCGCCGACGGGAGCGCCGGCCCCGGCGGACGCGACGCAGCCGCGGACGCTGCCGATCGAGCCGCCGACGACGCGAGCCAGGACACCGACGACCCCGGCGCGGCCGCGGCGCTGGCCGAGGCCACCGGCGACGCGTCCGTCCTCCTCGCGCTCTTCACGACGACGCTCACCCTGCTGGGCGCCGCCAGGGTGCTTCGGTCCGGGACGACCGACCCGTTCACGCTCGTCGTCGGGGGAATCGCCGCCCTCGCGCTCGGCACCGTCTTCGTCGGCCGCCACGGCCACCTCTCGCGATCGGTGCTCGGGTCGATCGTCGGCGTCGCGAGCGCCGCCGTCGCCGTCCTCTCGGTGTACGGACTCACCCACGGGTACACGACGCCGTTTGGCGTTCCACCCGTCGCTGGCACCCCGGCCTTGCTCGTCTCGCTCGTCGGCGCGGCACTCTCGATCGCCGCCGCGGGCGCGATGTACGCGGGGCTCTCGGGGCGGCAGCTCCGCCGTCGAGGCGGTGCCGCCGCCGGGTTCTGGCTGGTCGGTGCCGTCGGCTACGTCTCGATCATCGCGTGGGCGAACCTGCTCGCGATCGGACTCGTCCTCATCGCCGGCGTGGTGATCACGGACCAACCGGCCACGAGTCGGTCGGTGCTGACCCAGGTAGCGACCGTCCTCGGAACCGGAACGGTCGCGGGCGCGTACCTCGCCCTGACCGATCGCGGCCGCTCGTACGTCGACGTCCGTGTCCCGTCGCTGCGGGATCTCGGCTACGTCGTCGGCGGCGTCGTCGCGCTCGGCGGCATCGCGATCGTGATCGGCGTCATCCTCGGCACGACCGGGACCGAGAGCGCCGGCCACAGCAGCTTCGAGCGGGCCCGGAGCGCGCCGGAACTCCTGCTCGTGCTCGCCGTCGCGTCGATACTCGTCATCGGCCCGTTCGAGGAGTTGCTCTACCGGAACGTGATCCAGAAGGGGCTCACGGGCTACTTCTCCACCCCCGGTGCGATCGTGGTCGCCAGTGTGATATTCGCAAGCGCACACCTGTTCGCCTACGGCGGCGGCCCAGTCGGCGGGTTGCTCGTGAGCCTCGGGATCGTCTTCGTGCTCTCGCTCGCCCTCGGAACGCTGTACGCTCGCACCGGAAACCTCCTGGTTCCCGCGCTGGTCCACGGGCTCTACAACGCGTACACGTACTACTCGCAGTACCTCTCGATGGCCGGTTGA
- a CDS encoding protein translocase subunit SecF, with protein MVSLEVPELAYEAYTNRQLVAVPLAILAVAVAVLGITFALTGTPLALGIEFTGGAELTIATTADQDEVVNAFDQEPTSVQPVQDEGQYIVQFAGGELDGFADGDKSAVLQSLVDQAEDSSLEPSDTAETTADGETTIVIGDSVTSPSFGAQIQQTALLGLFAAFLGMSAITFGLFRTFVPSLAVVASAFSDLVIPLAFMSLFGIDLTLGTVAALLMIIGYSVDSDILLNNHVIRRSGSFYESVHRSMRTGITMTLTSTVAMLVMAAAAWFFGITIMRDIGLILAVGLTADIMNTYLLNVSLLRWYKFEGVGR; from the coding sequence ATGGTCTCACTCGAGGTGCCGGAGCTGGCGTACGAGGCGTACACGAACCGCCAGCTCGTCGCCGTTCCCCTCGCGATCCTCGCCGTCGCGGTGGCGGTCCTGGGGATCACGTTCGCGCTGACGGGAACGCCGCTCGCACTCGGCATCGAGTTCACGGGCGGTGCGGAACTGACGATCGCGACCACGGCCGATCAGGACGAGGTCGTCAACGCGTTCGACCAGGAACCGACGTCGGTCCAGCCGGTACAGGACGAAGGTCAGTACATCGTCCAGTTCGCCGGCGGCGAACTGGACGGGTTCGCTGACGGTGATAAGTCGGCGGTGCTTCAGTCGCTCGTCGACCAGGCGGAAGATTCCTCGCTCGAACCGTCGGACACCGCCGAGACGACCGCGGACGGTGAGACGACGATCGTGATCGGCGACTCGGTAACGTCGCCGTCGTTCGGGGCACAGATCCAGCAGACGGCGCTCCTCGGCCTGTTCGCCGCTTTCCTGGGGATGAGCGCCATCACGTTCGGGCTATTCCGGACGTTCGTCCCGTCGCTGGCCGTGGTCGCATCGGCGTTCTCGGACCTCGTCATCCCGCTCGCGTTCATGAGTCTCTTCGGCATCGACCTCACCCTCGGGACCGTCGCCGCGCTCTTGATGATCATCGGCTACTCCGTCGACTCGGACATCCTGCTCAACAACCACGTCATCCGTCGGAGCGGCTCGTTCTACGAGAGCGTCCACCGCTCGATGCGGACGGGGATCACGATGACGCTGACCTCGACGGTCGCGATGCTCGTCATGGCCGCCGCCGCGTGGTTCTTCGGCATCACGATCATGCGAGACATCGGATTGATCCTCGCCGTCGGGCTCACGGCCGACATCATGAACACGTACTTGCTCAACGTGAGCTTGCTCCGCTGGTACAAGTTCGAGGGGGTAGGCCGATGA
- a CDS encoding DUF5812 family protein, translated as MTDPTESEPVAGTFVVTHADEDSAVLRDVETARVHTLSANPDLEAHEVIEATVAPEPPLSVTWTIDELDARRTVDVLDSDLSPTTHEREIAADQAVGDLERVERAGTGELHVLSVPPDETENAAADVLDDLETVARAARLDAVRVEVRRDSDEGVLSVRYLPD; from the coding sequence ATGACCGACCCGACGGAATCGGAGCCAGTGGCGGGTACGTTCGTCGTCACCCACGCCGACGAAGACAGTGCCGTCCTTCGGGACGTCGAGACGGCGCGGGTGCACACGCTGTCGGCGAACCCCGACCTGGAGGCGCACGAGGTAATCGAGGCGACCGTCGCGCCGGAGCCGCCGCTCTCGGTCACCTGGACGATCGACGAACTCGACGCACGCAGGACGGTCGACGTACTCGACAGTGACCTCTCGCCGACGACGCACGAGCGGGAGATCGCCGCCGACCAGGCCGTCGGCGACCTGGAGCGGGTCGAACGGGCCGGGACGGGCGAACTCCACGTCCTCTCCGTCCCGCCGGACGAGACCGAGAACGCGGCCGCCGACGTGCTCGACGACCTCGAGACGGTCGCCCGGGCCGCACGACTCGACGCGGTCAGGGTCGAAGTCCGCCGTGATTCGGACGAGGGTGTTCTAAGCGTGCGGTACCTGCCCGACTGA
- a CDS encoding MMPL family transporter: MSAREFVANWWRLAVLVLLVTVAVYALFVPGGMFGSTDAVPGSDNASANATEDESFHNLVFGLQLDGGARISAPIVGMTVEDVTLDHGGTPDQAGTDLETSVRESLRTEYETVEAADVEVRYDQEDDDYSVEVFDANVSQASFAEALSAQGHDVSEDDVEDGVTPATRERMVEVIQNKLNEAGLSGGQAYTTQTGGGYYIVAEAPGYGSEELRALLEERGTVEVRAYVPDGNGSQRNITVLQQEDFDTISGAQWDNQNGHHVDVSVHADGTAEEYESRMNDIGFTTEGAGQKCSVPRTADGSYDFSAAQGEQWCLLTVSDQEVVSALSLNPNLAQSMENEQWHTDPQYVMVIGGEEDDQEAYQQTREISINLRAGALPAPLDFGEAQIMSVAPTLADQFKSNSLLVGILAVFAVSGMVYLRYRNPIVALPMIVTALSEVVILLGVAAAAEMALTLAHVAGFIAVVGTGVDDLVIIADEVMDQGRVSQGRVFDSRFRKAFWTIAAAAATTIIAMSPLAVMPLSDIKGFAIITILGVLVGVFVTRPAYGNILRKLLTSEE, encoded by the coding sequence ATGAGCGCCCGCGAGTTCGTCGCCAACTGGTGGCGCCTGGCAGTCCTCGTCCTCCTGGTGACCGTCGCGGTCTACGCGCTGTTCGTCCCGGGGGGGATGTTCGGCTCGACCGACGCCGTTCCCGGTAGCGACAACGCGAGTGCAAACGCGACCGAGGACGAGTCGTTCCACAACCTCGTCTTCGGCCTCCAGCTTGACGGCGGCGCCCGCATCAGCGCACCGATCGTCGGAATGACCGTCGAAGACGTCACACTGGACCACGGCGGGACGCCGGATCAGGCGGGTACCGATCTCGAAACGTCCGTCCGAGAGTCACTCCGGACCGAGTACGAGACCGTCGAGGCGGCGGACGTCGAGGTGCGTTACGACCAGGAGGACGACGACTACTCCGTCGAGGTGTTCGACGCCAACGTCTCGCAGGCGTCGTTCGCCGAGGCACTCTCGGCGCAGGGCCACGACGTCTCCGAGGACGACGTCGAGGACGGGGTGACGCCGGCGACGCGCGAGCGGATGGTCGAGGTCATCCAGAACAAACTCAACGAAGCCGGCCTCTCTGGCGGACAGGCGTACACGACCCAGACCGGCGGTGGGTACTACATCGTCGCCGAGGCGCCCGGCTACGGCTCGGAGGAGCTCCGGGCACTGCTCGAAGAGCGCGGCACCGTCGAGGTCCGCGCGTACGTCCCCGACGGCAACGGGAGCCAGCGAAACATCACGGTGCTCCAGCAGGAGGACTTCGACACGATCTCCGGGGCGCAGTGGGACAACCAGAACGGCCACCACGTCGACGTCAGCGTCCACGCCGACGGGACCGCCGAGGAGTACGAATCCCGGATGAACGACATCGGCTTCACGACCGAGGGTGCCGGGCAGAAGTGTTCCGTTCCGCGTACCGCGGACGGCTCCTACGACTTCTCCGCAGCCCAGGGTGAGCAGTGGTGCCTGCTCACCGTCTCCGATCAGGAGGTCGTGAGCGCGCTGAGCCTCAACCCGAACCTCGCTCAGTCGATGGAGAACGAACAGTGGCACACCGATCCGCAGTACGTGATGGTGATCGGCGGCGAGGAGGACGACCAGGAGGCCTACCAGCAGACGCGCGAGATCTCGATCAACCTGCGGGCCGGCGCCCTGCCCGCGCCGCTTGACTTCGGAGAGGCACAGATCATGTCCGTCGCGCCGACGCTGGCGGATCAGTTCAAGAGCAACTCGCTGCTCGTCGGCATCCTGGCGGTGTTCGCCGTCAGCGGGATGGTCTACCTCCGCTATCGCAACCCGATCGTCGCCCTCCCGATGATCGTGACGGCGCTCTCGGAGGTCGTGATCCTCCTCGGCGTGGCCGCCGCGGCGGAGATGGCGCTCACGCTCGCACACGTCGCCGGATTCATCGCCGTCGTCGGGACGGGGGTGGACGACCTCGTCATCATCGCAGACGAGGTGATGGACCAGGGCCGCGTCAGCCAGGGCCGGGTCTTCGACTCGCGCTTCCGCAAGGCGTTCTGGACCATCGCCGCCGCCGCGGCGACGACGATCATCGCCATGAGCCCGCTGGCCGTGATGCCCCTGAGCGACATCAAGGGGTTCGCCATCATCACCATCCTCGGCGTGCTCGTCGGCGTCTTCGTCACGCGCCCGGCCTACGGGAACATATTGCGGAAGCTCCTGACGAGCGAGGAGTGA